One segment of Pandoraea pnomenusa DNA contains the following:
- a CDS encoding porin, protein MKVKHALAAGLMLGAGLAQAQSNVTLYGIVDTGVAYYNNAANGGSFIGEPTLTGKVPSRFGLKGVEDLGGGLKAVFTLENGFQPGTGNLNYGGRLFGRQANVGLSGSWGTFLIGRQNNMTFYVTGNADVIGPSIFSLASIDPYIANARSDSAVGYMGKFDGVTVGATYSFGRDGSSAGGPSATNCAGNVAGNYQACKQFTGLLGYDYQNFGISASYDQMRGNTGAAAPLTSSNYTDSHSVINAYYKWSTGRVGGGWIHRNVSADAASLRSDIYFLGVTYMPTITWTFDAQAIRYQLKSKANATMLIGRATYSLSKRTSLYGMAGWVANSQNGAVAIAAGGSVVTGGNQFGTMLGIQHTF, encoded by the coding sequence GTGAAAGTGAAACATGCATTGGCCGCAGGCCTGATGCTGGGTGCAGGCCTGGCGCAGGCGCAAAGCAACGTGACGCTGTACGGAATCGTCGATACCGGCGTTGCCTATTACAACAACGCCGCCAATGGCGGCAGCTTCATCGGCGAGCCGACCCTCACCGGCAAGGTGCCGTCGCGCTTCGGCCTGAAGGGCGTGGAAGATCTGGGCGGCGGTCTGAAGGCCGTCTTCACGTTGGAGAACGGCTTCCAGCCGGGTACCGGCAACCTGAACTACGGTGGACGCCTGTTCGGCCGTCAGGCCAACGTCGGTCTGTCGGGTTCATGGGGTACGTTCCTCATTGGCCGTCAGAACAACATGACGTTCTACGTCACGGGCAATGCCGATGTGATCGGGCCGTCGATCTTCTCGCTCGCGAGTATCGATCCGTACATCGCCAATGCCCGCAGCGACAGCGCGGTGGGCTACATGGGCAAGTTCGATGGCGTGACCGTCGGTGCGACCTACAGCTTCGGGCGCGACGGGTCGAGCGCGGGCGGGCCGTCGGCCACGAATTGCGCGGGTAACGTTGCCGGCAACTACCAGGCGTGCAAGCAGTTCACCGGCCTGCTCGGCTACGACTACCAGAACTTCGGCATTTCGGCGTCGTACGACCAGATGCGCGGCAACACGGGCGCCGCGGCGCCGCTGACCAGCTCGAACTACACGGACTCGCACTCGGTCATCAATGCCTACTACAAGTGGTCGACGGGACGCGTGGGCGGCGGCTGGATTCACCGCAACGTGAGCGCCGACGCGGCATCGCTGCGCTCGGACATCTACTTCCTCGGCGTGACCTACATGCCGACGATCACCTGGACGTTCGACGCACAGGCCATTCGCTATCAGCTCAAGAGCAAGGCCAACGCCACGATGCTCATCGGCCGCGCCACGTACTCGCTGTCGAAACGCACGTCGCTGTATGGCATGGCCGGCTGGGTGGCGAACAGCCAGAACGGCGCGGTGGCAATCGCGGCGGGCGGCTCGGTCGTGACGGGCGGCAACCAGTTCGGTACGATGCTGGGCATTCAGCACACGTTCTGA
- a CDS encoding nuclear transport factor 2 family protein — MTESVSNLASQSANALDGPDGLDGLELCLAKQACHDLVMRFAACNDHRDPKGLGALFAEQGVLVRPGGDTLVGPAAIAEAYAARPADRITRHLVGNVLIDVTSPTQARGSSMVLLWSASAQDAPGPFGRAVHGRQVMGEFDDTFVRTAQGWRIARREARFTFVREA; from the coding sequence ATGACCGAAAGCGTTTCGAACCTCGCCTCTCAATCGGCCAACGCGCTCGACGGCCCCGATGGCCTCGATGGTCTCGAGCTGTGCCTTGCGAAGCAGGCCTGTCACGACCTCGTGATGCGTTTCGCCGCGTGCAATGACCATCGCGACCCGAAGGGGCTCGGGGCCCTGTTCGCCGAGCAGGGCGTGCTCGTGCGCCCGGGCGGCGACACCCTCGTGGGGCCTGCGGCAATCGCCGAGGCGTATGCGGCGCGTCCGGCCGACCGGATCACACGGCATCTCGTAGGCAATGTCCTGATCGACGTCACTTCGCCGACGCAGGCGCGCGGCAGCAGCATGGTGCTGCTGTGGAGCGCCTCGGCGCAGGATGCGCCGGGACCGTTCGGCCGTGCGGTGCATGGCCGCCAGGTGATGGGCGAGTTCGACGATACGTTCGTGCGCACCGCGCAAGGCTGGCGCATCGCCCGGCGCGAAGCACGTTTCACTTTCGTACGCGAGGCGTGA
- a CDS encoding MFS transporter, with amino-acid sequence MTRPTPPGTPLADGLSANARRIAVPSILLGTFLGNLDASIANVALPTIAHDLASDPASTVWVVNAYQLIFAMAVLPLAALGEKLGYRRVFLFGVAGFTLASAGCALAPSLAWLVVARVAQGLCGACMSTIVPALLRMVFPPNLGGRAISLLALTVALSTAAGPSVAAAILSLGDWRWLFAINLPIGAVAFAASFRCLPRTPGAARRIDVPGALLNAAALALVIIGVGHLGETGRRGMATLQIVLGIVVAVMLVRHQRRRETPLLPLDLMRVPVLALSSLTSVACYMSQTLSYVGMPFLLQHTLARSEAVTGLLITPWPLVIVFVAPLAGRLSDRFDSARLSALGLGVFALGLASLAWLPPRAGDWDIALRMALCGVGFGFFQTPNNRIIMMGAPRERSGAASGLMTIARTVGMTLGAAVVALLFDAYGDDGARAAMVAATALAILGGVVSLVRTRVKPAGA; translated from the coding sequence ATGACCCGACCCACGCCCCCTGGCACACCGCTCGCCGACGGACTGAGCGCGAACGCGCGGCGCATCGCCGTGCCGTCCATCCTGCTGGGCACCTTTCTGGGCAATCTCGATGCCTCGATCGCCAACGTGGCGCTGCCGACCATCGCGCACGATCTGGCATCCGATCCGGCCTCGACGGTCTGGGTCGTCAACGCCTATCAGCTGATCTTCGCCATGGCCGTGCTGCCGCTGGCCGCGCTCGGCGAGAAGCTCGGCTACCGGCGTGTGTTTCTCTTCGGCGTGGCGGGCTTCACGCTGGCCTCGGCGGGCTGCGCGCTCGCGCCCAGTCTCGCCTGGCTCGTCGTCGCGCGCGTTGCGCAGGGACTGTGCGGGGCGTGCATGTCGACGATCGTGCCCGCGTTGTTGCGTATGGTGTTCCCGCCGAATCTGGGCGGACGCGCCATCTCCCTGCTCGCGCTCACGGTCGCGCTGTCCACCGCCGCGGGGCCCAGTGTCGCGGCTGCGATTCTCTCGTTGGGCGACTGGCGGTGGCTGTTCGCCATCAATCTGCCGATCGGTGCGGTGGCTTTCGCGGCGTCGTTCCGGTGCCTGCCGCGCACGCCGGGCGCCGCGCGACGCATCGACGTGCCCGGCGCCCTGCTCAATGCGGCGGCGCTCGCGCTCGTCATCATCGGTGTGGGGCATCTCGGCGAGACGGGACGCCGCGGTATGGCGACGTTGCAGATCGTGTTGGGGATCGTCGTGGCCGTGATGCTCGTGCGTCATCAGCGCAGGCGCGAAACACCGCTGCTGCCACTCGACCTCATGCGCGTGCCGGTGCTGGCGCTGTCGTCGCTCACGTCGGTGGCCTGCTACATGTCGCAGACGCTGTCGTATGTCGGCATGCCGTTCCTGTTGCAGCACACACTCGCGCGCAGCGAGGCCGTGACCGGTCTGCTCATCACGCCATGGCCACTGGTCATCGTTTTCGTTGCGCCGCTTGCCGGGCGTCTGTCGGACCGCTTCGACAGCGCTCGCCTGAGCGCGCTCGGCCTCGGCGTCTTCGCACTGGGGCTGGCCTCGCTCGCGTGGCTGCCGCCGCGCGCCGGCGATTGGGACATCGCCTTGCGCATGGCGCTGTGCGGTGTGGGCTTCGGCTTCTTTCAGACACCCAACAACCGCATCATCATGATGGGCGCACCGCGTGAGCGCAGCGGGGCGGCGAGTGGGCTGATGACGATCGCGCGCACCGTCGGCATGACGCTGGGCGCCGCCGTCGTGGCGCTGCTCTTCGATGCGTACGGTGACGACGGCGCGCGTGCGGCCATGGTCGCCGCCACCGCACTCGCGATACTGGGCGGGGTCGTGAGTCTGGTGCGCACGCGCGTGAAGCCCGCCGGGGCGTAA
- a CDS encoding pyrimidine 5'-nucleotidase — translation MPSSHVLSRRRRASRARSEYGSRGPVWLFDLDNTLHRASHAIFPQINRAMTAYIVEKLGLSHDEANRLRTDYTSRYGAVLLGLIRHHAIDPHEFLARVHALPPLAEVLRAERGVARLMAGLPGRKILLTNAPAHYALPIVEALGIRRHFERCVSIEDMADRRAWRAKPDAIMLRRLLAREGLSPHRTWLVEDTRSHLKHLRHFGIRTVWITGHLPARNSVGDAMPRSGRPHYVDIKVQSLRELRARLATGAMAHAARQSNPYR, via the coding sequence GTGCCTTCTTCCCATGTTCTGAGCCGACGCCGGCGCGCGTCACGCGCACGCAGCGAATATGGCTCGCGCGGTCCGGTCTGGCTGTTCGATCTGGACAACACGCTGCATCGCGCGTCGCACGCGATCTTCCCGCAGATCAATCGTGCGATGACCGCCTATATCGTCGAGAAGCTGGGACTGTCGCACGACGAGGCCAACCGGCTGCGCACGGATTACACGTCGCGCTACGGTGCGGTGCTGCTCGGACTGATCCGGCATCACGCGATCGATCCGCACGAGTTCCTGGCGCGCGTGCACGCGCTGCCGCCGCTGGCGGAGGTGTTGCGCGCGGAGCGCGGCGTCGCCCGCCTGATGGCCGGGCTCCCGGGGCGCAAGATACTGCTCACGAACGCACCGGCGCACTACGCGCTGCCGATCGTCGAAGCGTTGGGCATCCGCCGCCATTTCGAGCGCTGTGTGAGCATCGAAGACATGGCCGACCGGCGTGCCTGGCGCGCCAAGCCAGACGCCATCATGCTGCGCCGTCTGTTGGCGAGAGAGGGCCTCTCGCCGCATCGCACCTGGCTGGTCGAAGACACACGCTCGCACCTCAAGCACTTGCGGCATTTCGGCATCAGGACGGTATGGATCACAGGGCATCTGCCGGCGAGAAACAGTGTGGGTGACGCAATGCCGCGCAGTGGGCGCCCACACTACGTGGATATCAAAGTACAATCTCTGCGCGAGTTACGGGCTCGCCTTGCGACCGGGGCCATGGCCCATGCCGCCCG